One genomic window of Streptomyces sp. NBC_01276 includes the following:
- the rph gene encoding ribonuclease PH, whose amino-acid sequence MSRIDGRTPEQLRPVTIERGWSKHAEGSVLVSFGDTKVFCTASFTEGVPRWRKGSGEGWVTSEYSMLPRSTNTRGDRESVRGKIGGRTHEISRLIGRSLRAVIDYKALGENTIVLDCDVLQADGGTRTAAITGAYVALADAIAWGQKKKLIKAGRKPLTGTVAAVSVGIVDGVPLLDLCYEEDVRAETDMNVVCTGDGRFVEVQGTAEGEPFDRKELNALLDLAAGGCADLEALQLGALELQLP is encoded by the coding sequence CCGCACGCCCGAACAGCTCCGCCCGGTCACCATCGAACGCGGATGGAGCAAGCACGCCGAGGGCTCCGTCCTCGTCTCCTTCGGAGACACCAAGGTCTTCTGCACCGCCTCCTTCACCGAAGGCGTCCCGCGCTGGCGCAAGGGCAGCGGCGAGGGCTGGGTCACCTCCGAGTACTCGATGCTGCCCCGCTCCACCAACACCCGCGGCGACCGCGAATCCGTCCGCGGCAAGATCGGCGGCCGCACCCACGAGATCTCCCGCCTCATCGGCCGCTCGCTGCGCGCCGTGATCGACTACAAGGCCCTCGGCGAGAACACCATCGTCCTGGACTGCGACGTCCTCCAGGCCGACGGCGGCACCCGCACCGCCGCGATCACCGGCGCCTACGTCGCCCTCGCCGACGCCATCGCCTGGGGTCAGAAGAAGAAGCTGATCAAGGCCGGCCGCAAGCCGCTCACCGGCACCGTCGCCGCCGTCAGCGTCGGCATCGTCGACGGCGTCCCGCTCCTCGACCTCTGCTACGAGGAGGACGTGCGCGCCGAGACCGACATGAACGTCGTCTGCACCGGCGACGGCCGCTTCGTCGAGGTCCAGGGAACCGCCGAGGGCGAGCCCTTCGACCGCAAGGAGCTCAACGCCCTCCTCGACCTCGCCGCCGGCGGCTGCGCCGACCTGGAGGCCCTCCAGCTCGGCGCCCTGGAGCTGCAGCTCCCGTAG
- the rdgB gene encoding RdgB/HAM1 family non-canonical purine NTP pyrophosphatase: MTSTPTSPQPPRRLILATRNPGKVTELHAILSEAGLPFELVGADAYPEIPDVKETGVTFAENALLKAHALARATGLPAVADDSGLCVDVLNGAPGIFSARWAGAHGDDKANLDLLLAQLGDIADEHRAAHFFCAAALALPDGTERVVEGRLLGTLRHTPAGDGGFGYDPVLQPLGESRTCAELTAAEKNAISHRGQAFRALIPVVRELLG; encoded by the coding sequence ATGACTTCCACGCCCACCTCTCCCCAGCCGCCCCGCCGCCTGATCCTGGCCACCCGCAACCCCGGCAAGGTCACCGAGCTCCACGCGATCCTGTCCGAGGCCGGCCTCCCCTTCGAGCTGGTCGGCGCCGACGCGTACCCGGAGATCCCGGACGTGAAGGAAACCGGCGTCACCTTCGCCGAGAACGCCCTCCTCAAGGCCCACGCCCTGGCCCGCGCCACCGGCCTGCCGGCCGTCGCCGACGACTCCGGGCTCTGCGTGGACGTCCTGAACGGCGCCCCCGGCATCTTCTCCGCCCGTTGGGCCGGTGCCCACGGCGACGACAAGGCCAACCTCGACCTCCTCCTCGCCCAGCTCGGCGACATCGCCGACGAGCACCGCGCGGCCCACTTCTTCTGCGCGGCCGCCCTGGCCCTCCCGGACGGCACCGAACGCGTCGTCGAGGGCCGCCTCCTCGGCACCCTGCGCCACACCCCGGCGGGCGACGGCGGCTTCGGCTACGACCCGGTCCTCCAGCCCCTGGGCGAGTCCCGCACCTGCGCGGAACTGACGGCGGCCGAGAAGAACGCCATCTCCCACCGCGGCCAGGCCTTCCGCGCCCTGATCCCGGTGGTCCGCGAACTGCTGGGCTGA
- the bcp gene encoding thioredoxin-dependent thiol peroxidase yields MSERLQPGDTAPAFTLPDADGNEVSLAAHKGRKVIVYFYPAALTPGCTKQACDFTDNLSLLAAAGYDVIGVSPDKPEKLAKFREQEHLKVTLVGDPEKETLTAYGAFGEKKLYGKTVTGVIRSTVVVDEEGKVEHAFYNVKATGHVAKIIKDLGI; encoded by the coding sequence ATGAGCGAGCGACTCCAGCCGGGCGACACCGCCCCCGCCTTCACCCTGCCCGACGCGGACGGCAACGAGGTCTCGCTGGCCGCCCACAAGGGGCGCAAAGTGATCGTGTACTTCTACCCGGCGGCCCTGACCCCGGGCTGCACCAAGCAGGCCTGCGACTTCACCGACAACCTCTCCCTCCTGGCCGCGGCCGGCTACGACGTCATCGGCGTCTCCCCGGACAAGCCGGAGAAGCTCGCGAAGTTCCGCGAGCAGGAGCACCTGAAGGTCACCCTGGTCGGCGACCCCGAGAAGGAGACCCTGACGGCGTACGGCGCCTTCGGCGAGAAGAAGCTGTACGGCAAGACGGTGACCGGGGTCATCCGCTCCACGGTGGTCGTCGACGAGGAGGGCAAGGTCGAACACGCCTTCTACAACGTCAAGGCGACGGGCCACGTGGCCAAGATCATCAAGGACCTGGGCATCTGA
- a CDS encoding DUF3618 domain-containing protein, whose amino-acid sequence MPEARTPAQIEADIVRRREQLAETLDEIGVRVHPKTIIGDAKAKAVGVVDHTAGRAFAAVNRLVTDVKDSLRDENGAPRADRIVPVALFAAGVVGLIVVTARRKR is encoded by the coding sequence GTGCCGGAAGCCAGGACCCCCGCACAGATCGAGGCGGACATCGTCCGCCGCCGCGAGCAGCTCGCCGAGACGCTCGACGAGATCGGCGTGCGTGTGCACCCGAAGACGATCATCGGGGACGCGAAGGCCAAGGCGGTCGGGGTCGTGGACCACACGGCCGGCCGCGCCTTCGCCGCCGTCAATCGTCTGGTCACGGACGTGAAGGACAGTCTGCGCGACGAGAACGGCGCACCCCGGGCGGACCGGATCGTGCCCGTGGCGCTCTTCGCGGCCGGCGTCGTCGGGCTGATCGTCGTCACGGCGCGGCGCAAGCGGTGA
- a CDS encoding co-chaperone GroES — MSENTTHDKLPIRMLHDRVLVKSDLPEGERRSGGGILIPATAAVGKRLAWAEVVAVGQNVRSVEPGDRVLYDPEDRAEVEVRGATYVLMRERDLHAVAAERLEGAKDSTGLYL, encoded by the coding sequence GTGAGCGAGAACACCACCCACGACAAGCTGCCCATCCGCATGCTCCACGACCGCGTGCTCGTGAAGTCCGACCTGCCCGAGGGCGAGCGGCGCTCGGGCGGCGGCATCCTGATCCCGGCGACGGCCGCGGTGGGCAAGCGGCTCGCCTGGGCCGAGGTGGTCGCGGTCGGGCAGAACGTACGCAGTGTGGAGCCGGGTGACCGGGTCCTGTACGACCCCGAGGACCGGGCCGAGGTCGAGGTGCGCGGGGCGACGTACGTGCTGATGCGCGAGCGGGACCTGCACGCCGTGGCGGCGGAGCGGCTGGAGGGGGCCAAGGACTCCACCGGGCTCTACCTCTGA
- a CDS encoding multidrug efflux SMR transporter — protein MAWVLLLVAGLIEVGWSIGMKFTEGFTRLWPSVFTGAGIVASMVLLSIAAKTLPIGTAYGVWVGIGAAGAAVLGMAVLGEPVTVSRIFFICLLLVAVVGLKVTSGH, from the coding sequence ATGGCATGGGTTCTTCTTCTCGTCGCCGGTCTCATCGAAGTCGGCTGGTCGATCGGCATGAAGTTCACCGAGGGCTTCACCCGCCTGTGGCCGTCCGTGTTCACCGGTGCCGGCATCGTAGCCAGCATGGTGCTGCTGTCCATCGCGGCCAAGACCCTGCCCATCGGTACGGCGTACGGCGTCTGGGTCGGCATCGGCGCCGCGGGTGCGGCCGTGCTCGGGATGGCGGTGCTGGGGGAGCCCGTCACCGTCTCCCGGATCTTCTTCATCTGCCTGCTGCTGGTCGCCGTGGTGGGGCTGAAGGTCACCTCCGGGCACTGA